Genomic segment of Brachyhypopomus gauderio isolate BG-103 chromosome 10, BGAUD_0.2, whole genome shotgun sequence:
TCCAGTCCTGTAGAACCAGAGTTGGACTCTCGCTATCTGGTCCTGCAGCTGCGCTCTTTGTCCCCTCGTGTGTCCAGACCGAGCCCGGAGCAGCATGGTGTCCACGGAGAGCGCCTCCTCCACCTACGAGGAGCTGGCCCGTGCCTACGAACACGCCAAGATGGAGGAGCAGCTACGCCACGCCAAGTTCACCATCACCGAGTGCTTCATCTCGGACACGTCCTCCGAGCAGATGACGGCCGGCACCAACGACTACACGGACAGCCTGACCTCCAGCACGCCGTCCGAGTCGGGCATCTGCCGCTTCACCGCCTCACCGCCCAAACCGCAGGACGCCTGCCGGGTCATGAACATGGCCGTGCCCAAGGCCCACAGGCCAGGTGCGTGGAAGCGTTCCCAACTGTTAGGCTGGTACATTAGCCTAGTACAGTGCACTATTATTACCTGACTCATGGACTGTAATCAggaaggagcaggtgtgtagtgTCTTACAGAATAAGAGCATCTAGAATCTCTACTGTCCATCTACTTAATGAACTGCTTCCTGTGTCTCCAGGCAATAACTTTTTTTGGTGGAAATTttaacaatgtgctgtgattgCCGATGTGTGTATACAGTGTTGAAAAATTATGTTATATGTTATATGCTGTGCTCAAGGTTACACGCTGTGTTCACCATGAAAGTTGAAAGTGCAGCGGTTGCCCACCTGAACGCTGCTGTCTGTCCTGCAGGGGGCGAGCTGGTGCATCTGCCTCCGTACCTGCGCATGGACTTCCTGCTGAGCCGTGGGGCGTCGGGTGGGCCGCGGGAGGCGTGCCTGGAGCCGCAGAAGAGCCGCTCGCTGAAGCGGCCCAGCCTGCTGGAGCCCATGGAGGTGTCCGCCGGCCGAGACCCACAGCAGCGGCAGCCGGGTTCGGCCTCCACGCTGCCCCAGAGAGAGGCCGGCTCGGACTTGGCCCAGGCTGCCAAACTCAGTACCTCGCAGGAATCCCTCTTAGACTCCAGAGGACACTTAAAACAGAGCAGCAACCCCTACGCAAAGTCCTACACGCTGGTATAACCCAGAGCATGGACCGgactccaaaacacacacacacaaacacacacacacacacacgcacacacacaatcacaaacccCAACCCTCTCACCCCCAAatcccctcacacctccctacCAATCGAAGTTTTACACCAGAGCAAAAACAGACTCGTCAAACATTTGTACATAGATGCCTTTCTTCACCGAAGGGCCATTTTAATTCGTAATGTTTACTTTCTTTAAGCTTTTTTAAACATGTGAATTCACTTCTTTAAAACGTACTTCAAATGAAGATTGCAAACATGGTTTATTtgaaatttattattattattattattattattattattattattattattattattatttagcatTTAGTGTGCACAAAATGATGGCTGGAAGCccattagtttttttttctactgAAATTTATTTGTGTAATTGATATAAAATAATGGAATGAAGATTGGGACGTGAAGGCTGAGAGGGTAGTGAGCACCACTGATCCAAAGTTGTCACTGTTTTCAGATTGTTGCGTTTTAAAGTTTAAATTTCCTATGGGTGCATGGGGACTGACCAATAAAATACAATGATGATAAAGATTATGATAATAGCTGGACTGTCCAgctaataattttttttcactATGAAATGATCAAATGTGAAGATTTAGTATTCTTATgactataaatatataaatatatatattaaatgaGAAATCACTTTTATTTGTGGATATTACAGGGAAAGTTTTGATTTGATTAAAAAAGTCCTTAGTCAGTTTGCACATGTATTGTTTTACCTAGGAAAGCGAGTCTTGGTTAACGACTATTTGTGTCCCATTATCTAATGGTGCAAtatggaaaaaaaacagaaatactTTTGCTTTATACTGTACTGTATCTAACTTATGTTGTGAGCATATGACTTCAAAGGGGCAGATGATCTGAAAGTGTTTATTCAGGTGTAAATTACCACTGGTTGTTTACAAGGTAAATATTGATTTTATGTCTAGGGGAGGTTATCCTTAATAGTTTGCTTCCCTCTGCACTAGGAAATGTCGGCTCATGAACCCCCTGTGTGTTGTGCACTAGATAATGTCTGCAGGGCACACTCTTGTGTGCACTAGATAATGTCTGCAGGGCACACTCTTGTGTGCACTAGATAATGTCTGCAGGGCACACTCTTGTGTTCACTAGATAATGTCTGCAGGACACACTCTTGTGTGCACTAGATAATGTCTGCAGGGCACACTCTTGTGTGCACTAGATAATGTCTGCAGGGCACACTCTTGTGTGCACTAGATAATGTCTGCAGGGCACACTCTTGTGTTCACTAGATAATGTCTGCAGGACACACTCTTGTGTGCACTAGATAATGTCTGCAGGGCACACTCTTGTGTGCACTAGATAATGTCTGCAGGGCACACTCTTGTGTTCACTAGATAATGTCTGCAGGACACACTCTTGTGTTCACTAGATAATGTCTGCAGGACACACTCTTGTGTTCACAAGATAATGTCTGCAGGGCACACTCTTGTGTGCACTAGAAAATATCTGCAGGGCACACTCTTGTGTGCACTAGAAAATATCTGCAGGGCACACTCTTGTGTGCACTAGATAATGTCTGCAGGGCACACTCTTGTGTGCACTAGAAAATATCTGCAGGGCACACTCTTGTGTGCACTAGATAATGTCTGCAGGGCACACTCTTGTGTTCACTAGATAATGTCTGCAGGGCACACTCTTGTGTTCACTAGATAATGTCTGCAGGGCACACTCTTGTGTTCACTAGATAATGTCTGCAGGACACACTCTTGTGTTCACTAGATAATGTCTGCAGGACACTCTTGTGTTCACTAGATTTATTTTTGCTGCAGTGCGGTTATGCTCCTCTACAGGGAAAAAAGAATAAAGATACCCGAGACAATCTGAAGAGACCATTAAAGAATGAGAATCGGATTCTACGTGAATATTTAAGGTTTGTGTGCAATCTGTAACTGTAGCTCTGCAATGAAGTTTGTGTTGCAGAAAGAGGAATGATTATGAATGCTGTGAGATCAAATGCCAGTATATTTCATTAGAAGACACCCCCTCCTGTTAAACTCATTATATGAtgttttttgtttatgttttttggACAGGGTGTTCACAGCTGTCACTCTAATAAAGATTTACCATGCAGTTCCAATTGATTAATAAAACATTGTTCCCCATATATTGCCAAATTTTGTATCCCTAACACTGGCTTGTTCAGTGCTACCAATGATGGATAAGATACATAGATACACAGATACATTAAACTTGCTGGTACTTGCAGCCTACGATGATGATCAAGTAGACAGTGATGGGGAATGTTGTTTAATGGTCTTCAGCATATTTCAATATGACCACCACGAGCCTCCCTACGCACAGGATGCAGTTTAGGCAGCATGGCTCCCCTCATCCTGCTGTTCCTTCTGCCACGTGAGAGCTGCGTGAGATTCCAGAGAAAGAGCAGAGAGCCACTCTTTTCCGGCCTGCTGATTGAGAGGGCTTCGGGAGGCAAGACACCAGCCCGTTTTACGAATGCTTGCGCAGAAAATTGGTTTTATGCTCCTATATCACCGACCCTTGGTGATGGGGAAATGTATTACTGTGTGTGACAACTACATTTGCCTTCCTCCTATGAAGCCCGCTACAAATTAAAGGAGCTGGCACAGATTTACACACCATCACTCGTGGCTGTTATTAACCGCTGTCATAAATAAAGGCCGGCGTGCTGAGTCCTCTCTTCTGATCTTTCGTGAGAAGCACGAAGCTGTCAGGCCACGCTtggtttatttctgttaatgccGCTGCATTTAAGGCGCTACTGGTCCTGCTCCATCTGAGGTGTAAGGAGCTTTCAGCAGGGCGTGTGCAGCTAGGGTCAGGGTGGACACAACTTTAAGTGTTGCGCATCATGTCAATGTGAACTGCAGTGCTGCAGTCTCCGTATCTTCAAATACTCAGATATTATTGATCACTGACCGTGTTCTGTTGAACTATTAATTATCTACTACGAAAGAGAGATTTAAAGCCCTTAAACCTGataaatagaaataaatatCTGCTGTGAGCGTCTCTGGATAtttggagggttagggttatgaatCACTAATATCCATCTCCATGTGCTTGGTGGGCATCATCTTTGCTCTGGTTTCTTGCATGTGGGCGTTATTTTTGCGTTTTCTCCAGGTTTAGCCGTTTGGTCTTGACTATTCCCAAGTGTACAAATCCGCTTGTTTCACTGCATATTGCAAGTCCTACATGATGCCTATTTTTAAAACAGTGTACAGTTCATAGTTCACATATGAGTAATGTGGAAAGAACAGTATTCACACTTTCGACAGTTTTCTGATGGCTTGTGGAGGAGGACTGGTGTTTACCATgcaaagaaaaaatatatatatatttattttttggaaATGATAGACTTCCAAAATTGTGAGCCACCCACTGTTCGCTTTGGACGCGCTTTGGCAGGTTTTGCGTGCTTTACTGCTTCTGTCTTGATAGAAGCTTGATTTGGGCTAAGGAGAGTTATTTCTAGACCACCGAACTAACAGGACAGTTTGTGAACGTAAACCCAGTTTTATGATAAATCGAGCAATCAACTGAACATGGCACTTAGTCCCACAAATAGTAAGAAGTAAGAAGTGTGTTAAAAACTAGAACGCAAGCAGTTGATAGTCCCAGTGACCTGCCTCTGCAGCACAGCCAGGGTGGAGCACATGGGCCTACACCTAAACCTAGCTTTAGATATGGACCTACACCTAAACCTAGCTTTAGAAATTGGCTTAAACCTAAACCTAGCTTTAGACATGCGAGGCCCTTCTGGATCTGAGCTTGGCCTGAGGGCAAGACAGGGAAACTCAGATGCTATTTTCTTACTGTGACAAAAAGGCTAGCTTTtgttattatttaatgtttttcaAATTGATTACAGCATACTCACTACGCCGTCTGCTTAAAGGTGGCATTGTGAATCTGTAATGCAACGTGTATAATTAAGCAAAGCTGCTTGTGTCTGTAATGACTATAAATGTGACATTTCTGCTCAGTGCGCGATTAGACATGCACCAGCACTTAAGAGATGTTTCCGTTATGATGACCACTTTACAACACGACAGCCTATACGGTTATTATCACTCTTGATTATTATTCTTGATGGGCCTCTTCAACATTATTGGCTCCAAAAACAATGAAGTGAAATCTCAGGGACAGATCGATAAACTCATAAAGGAGATCTGCACTACTTCCCCAAAGAAACAGATGGTGAGGTGAACGAAAGTCAACCAGTTCAAGGCAACATGTTGGCATAAGTCAAACATATCAGCAATAGTCAGTTCTTCCcaatatttattcatttgtattCGGCATAGACTATATATATAGTTCCAAAGTGTTTGATAATAGTGTAATACATGTCACatatttatttaaaagaaaGTTTTGGGGAAATGATAAAGGTTGTATCACAAACACAGTGATTACTCAACGTGCCACTAGACAGACAGTGAAACGTGGAGGGAACACGAGGTACAAATAACGTTTATGGACAGAAAGAGAAGACGAGCATGCACAGTGTGTGGGGGTCAGTTGCCTCGGCAACAAAAACATAAATGCAGTAGCTCCAGTGGCTCGTAACAGTAACAGCATACATCACATAtctccccaaaacacacacacacacacccacacacatacacacacacacacacatacatatacacacacacatacatacacacacacacataacagtaACAGCATACATCACATATCTCCCCAAAGCAAAcacggacatacacacacacacacacacacacacacacacacacacacacacacacacacacacaaacgtaacAGTAACAGCATACATCAGATAtctccccaaaacaaacaaacaaacacacacatggacatacacacacacacacacacacacacacacacacacacacacacaaacaaacacacacacaaacacacaaacgttTCAGTCACATGGAGTGAAATGATTCCAGCATGTTAGGGGTGGGTGACTCCTGACATCAACATCATGATAAACTTCCACAATGTCTCTGCTTTCACACAGCATGTGGCCTCGAGATCATAATACAGCTTCACACAGTACATGATGCTTCTCACTGCATTTCCAAGCGATGAACGCAACACAAGCATGACGTATCTGAAAGCTAGCTTGGGTTTTTAAAAAATCTCCAACATTGATGGGTGTTAATCAAAATACACAGATTAGGTCACATAAGAAGAATAAATGAAAAGGCTTAAAATCTAATAGGACAGAGAAATCATATCTGAAATGGTATAATTTATTAATCCGGCTATATATGAGTGACAGACAATGATTCTTGTTTTGTCTCTGGTCCGTTTCCCCTGGTACCCCCATCCCCACCCACGAGTCCACAATAGTGTGGTTTATTAGACATGCAAAGAGCCAGGCCAAACGACACCACTCCAGGCCTCTAGGGGGCACTCCCCTCCTCCGCCTAGGACTTCACGTCCTGCTTCTTCTTTTGGTACTTCCTGAACTGCGACTGGATGGCGACGGCGGCCTTCGCAGTCTCTGGGGCTTCCATGTCGATGTCAAAGTCCTCTGCAGGGACGTCCTTCTTGGACGAATCTGTGGGCGGGAACAGTGCCTCAGTGCTGCTCGGTATGACACTTATACTGAGGAACATCTCCACTTACCATTTAGCTCTAGAtgaaaagaaacatttcaaaatgtttcCATAATGGTGTTAACTAACTTAACAAATGGTTGGACCCTAACCAACTAGTTTTTTAATGAAAAACCTAAAGCATTTCAAATGAGCATCTAAGGTGGACTTGGAGCTCTTCAAGAACTGTGTCTTCACACATGACATGAGCGGGATCTTTTAAACTTCTTGTGAAAATGATCTTGCTAAATTTCCCCACCACATACAGCACCATAAGAAGGCAGCCAGGCAGGCTAAAGCTCCATAACGCCCGCCATGTCCTTTCTGCACATTCAGCATCATATCAGATCAAATGGACCAAGACGAGAGAGATCTGTTTTTTCAAATAGATCATCGAATGTTATGGACTGAAACATGCCAGAAACAACTTTAAGGCATtgaaaacagttcagaaatTCAATTTAGCATTAAATGCATTCTGAGAATTGTTGTTCGCCActcaaaaaaaacaaacagattTTCTGAGCTGAATGTTTTGAAGGAACAATAATCAACCTGTCTGCACATTTCAGATTGAACTCCACCTAAATGATGCAGCTAGGTGCACACCAGCGTGTGGACTGAAGGCGTGATCCTCTCCCACCATGTCATGTATTGAATGAAGAGATTCTACATGTGAAGGCTGATATGCTGGATAATTATCCATGTTGCACTTAGGACGGAGGGCAATGAATGGATTAACTAGGAACAACTCAACCAGTGGAGAAATACATTTTGAGACTGGCAAAAAGCATATGTCTGGATTCTTTTAAATCAGCTCCAGATTTTAAATGAGAAGAACGTCACCTTGACCCGATAAGGGTTTGATGTTTCCAGTTGCCGCCCCGGAACCTTGTCTCTGCAACCCAAAGAGAAAAGAGCTGGTTAATAATACAGGCTAACATATGCCCACATAATATAAACAGCATTATATGGTATAACAAtactgttatatatatatatatattgttgcaTGATACCGCTAAAAAAGGGCAAAGAAAAAACTACTACTACAGCTGTGGGAGGAGACATGGGAGGAGCTGTGGGAGGAGCCATGGGAGGAGCTGTGGGAGGAGCCGTGGGAGGAGCCGTGGAGTACCTGTGTGGCGGAGAGCATTTCTCCACTTAAGCACCAAAGCACAGACTGGCACTGCCGCCATTGTACACTGTGCCCTGAATAATTCATGTGACTCTTTCGATGCTCAGCTTTGAAGCCATGCCACCAAGGGAGGGAGCCCAAGGcaatctcccctctccccttctaccctctcccctccctcctctcccctctcccctcttccctcccGCACCGGGTGCAGGATAGCAGGGGAATCCCACGGTTAGACGGACCTGTCTGTTCCTCCGTTTAATAGCTGTGTATGGAACAGAATGAAAGGGGCGGTGAGTTCCCGCTGGTGTGTGTCAGTAAGGCTCTCCCGTCTCCgagggaggtgctggtgtgtcAGTAAGGCTCTCCCGTCTCCgagggaggtgctggtgtgtcAGTAAGGCTCTCCCGTCACCgagggaggtgctggtgtgtcAGTAAGGCTCTCCCGTCTCCgagggaggtgctggtgtgtcAGTAAGGCTCTCCCGTCTCCgagggaggtgctggtgtgtcAGTAAGGCTCTCCCGTCACCgagggaggtgctggtgtgtcAGTAAGGCTCTCCCGTCACCgagggaggtgctggtgtgtcAGTAAGGCTCTCCCGTCTCCgagggaggtgctggtgtgtcAGTAAGGCTCTCCCGTCACCgagggaggtgctggtgtgtcAGTAAGGCTCTCCCGTCACCgagggaggtgctggtgtgtcAGTAAGGCTCTCCCGTCTCCgagggaggtgctggtgtgtcAGTAAGGCTCTCCCGTCACCgagggaggtgctggtgtgtcAGTAAGGCTCTTCCGTCACCgagggaggtgctggtgtgtcAGTAAGGCTCTCCCGTCACCgagggaggtgctggtgtgtcAGTAAGGCTCTTCCCTCACCgagggaggtgctggtgtgtcAGTAAGGCTCTCCCGTCCCCgagggaggtgctggtgtgtcAGTAAGGCTCTCCCGTCACCGAGGGAGATGCTGGTGTGTCAGTAAGGCTCTCCCGTCTCTGAGGGAGGTGCTGCTCCGAGCAGGGCCAGCACAGCGATACCCAAACCGGGGGCACAGGGGAGCACAGAGGGCTGGGTCATCTCGCTGGGACAAACATATACACTCAGTGAATTATATGTATACAGTGAATTAATTTAATGAATGGAACAGATACACTGCAACAGCAATGATGTTACGCGGTTTACCAAAGGGTGTTATAATGAATGTTGCAATGTAAGCTAAGATAGCTTCTTCCTTTGT
This window contains:
- the pcp4a gene encoding calmodulin regulator protein PCP4a, which encodes MSERQGSGAATGNIKPLSGQDSSKKDVPAEDFDIDMEAPETAKAAVAIQSQFRKYQKKKQDVKS